The proteins below are encoded in one region of Silene latifolia isolate original U9 population chromosome 2, ASM4854445v1, whole genome shotgun sequence:
- the LOC141636064 gene encoding uncharacterized protein LOC141636064, whose protein sequence is MSSLPATSGLISVLGFGYDNNKKDHRVVKISYSRFDNNKGFNPLVEVYSVWERIWKTIPADYLADNSISSVSFSHCFLNGVIHWLAFETGPFNYVAKWVLLFNVVEETFQKMELPEAIVKMLTTCTGTPDLFEYKTKLSLLHCEDFECHMSTFAKCQIWVKEEEESCWCMILNITVDDDHYLLSQVAYLDKDGKLFGFYRKSDRVMVLYDVSKRQFIELGFHYSYDASSKFASFTDSLVLLDQDTTDLTKMMHSKCTSTHLQLEMN, encoded by the coding sequence ATGTCGTCTTTGCCTGCTACCAGTGGCTTAATATCGGTGTTGGGGTTCGGTTATGACAATAACAAAAAGGACCATAGGGTTGTCAAAATTAGTTAttctcgtttcgataataataaAGGGTTCAACCCGTTGGTTGAGGTGTATTCAGTCTGGGAACGGATATGGAAGACTATCCCCGCGGATTATTTGGCTGATAACTCGATTAGTAGCGTCTCCTTTTCCCATTGCTTCTTAAACGGGGTTATTCATTGGCTCGCTTTCGAGACAGGACCCTTTAATTATGTTGCCAAATGGGTTCTTTTGTTCAATGTGGTTGAAGAAACTTTTCAAAAGATGGAGTTGCCTGAGGCGATAGTAAAAATGTTGACGACATGTACAGGTACACCCGATCTTTTCGAGTACAAAACTAAGTTATCACTGTTGCATTGCGAGGACTTTGAATGCCACATGTCCACGTTTGCGAAATGTCAAATTTGggttaaagaagaagaagagtcgtGTTGGTGTATGATATTGAATATTACGGTGGATGATGATCATTATCTATTAAGTCAAGTTGCGTACTTAGACAAAGATGGTAAGCTATTTGGGTTTTATAGGAAAAGTGATAGGGTGATGGTGTTGTATGATGTTAGCAAGAGACAATTTATTGAGCTTGGTTTTCATTACTCCTATGATGCATCATCTAAGTTTGCTTCGTTTACTGATAGTCTCGTGTTGCTCGATCAAGACACCACCGATTTAACGAAGATGATGCACTCGAAAT